A genomic stretch from Alosa sapidissima isolate fAloSap1 chromosome 3, fAloSap1.pri, whole genome shotgun sequence includes:
- the nbr1b gene encoding next to BRCA1 gene 1 protein, translating to MDFYINLKVNFRGNAKNFLLSGSETKSWESMEAMVKRSFGLCNLQVTYYDEDNEEVSINSQLEYEEALKSAARQGNRLQMNVYETRGPGARGPAPGSSKPSSATEPKKGFRPPQQHCPALTQVVSRKVQAAMPEQGMVIMKELKGTKEEDKTPPAWFTSYMEKFKDQVVREAVEKICREFSGQCCIHKPVGAEAQVPEVSSSTLPGAPSSAPACSSCRGQTAGGGYQCSVCTSCTLCEPCSFSHDPSHSLVRARTPLSIPEHGSPAPDHSRFYRRGDRSFRKAEKQRLKAEKRQLKAEVKEIRKQLRMERRGLQWSAVGDGSSSPVLLQPRATQVNSPERPKRPCPLAVPAMTALFLDENLPDGTRLRPGTKFIKYWKMKNTGRVCWNSDTKLKFMWGNLAVGSGDRWREVPVPSLQPGQVGVVSVALCAPSLEGSYTSHWRLAHAGEQFGPRVWCSIVVDPHAPAAVSVDGLLVSPCVTPQLGKTAHSPDKGDKESAVPRVLMSVEQDSDREFYIPSVDLLTAQDLLSFELLDINIVQELESVPNNTPADMTPCMSPLPHEGLLQEKQSLALIQEEAEAQGVKSILDTAQTPELNLVPAQEEGEEEDISGPQFVCETVIRSLTLEEAPDRSRLCSSIPSKLVRPAVQGSASLGERKVQKAPEAMVVVPRAPPTVQIEQRTAGSAEGQESDIESISDTGHDGQREKEDARRKTKDDEEVEGGKELRDTEEGKESRSRTSSASSEDYIIILPDCFDTSRPLGESMYSSALSQPGDSLESQGDVGRLTPEGERSEAEEAAAACLGTRVSVSVGANANDMLCTSQTLDAVPLTPVVVTAPQPSVSTSSENQDQREVLDGSELHQPTDQENVSDVVQTQPGSPSTPKTRDSETQDLSSQGITGGLVKGALSVAASAYKALFTGQHGADPPPEDAATQDAMMAVLVEMGFGDRPLNQRLLQKHNGNLLDVVNELVQMTDSDWFSTRY from the exons ATGGACTTCTACATCAACCTGAAGGTGAATTTCAGAGGAAATGCGAAGAATTTCCTTCTGTCCGGCTCGGAAACGAAGAGCTGGGAGTCAATGGAGGCCATG GTGAAAAGGTCCTTTGGCTTGTGCAATCTTCAGGTAACATACTATGATGAGGACAATGAGGAG GTCTCCATAAACAGTCAAT TGGAATATGAGGAAGCTCTGAAG AGTGCTGCTCGGCAAGGCAACCGGCTGCAGATGAACGTGTATGAGACCAGGGGTCCGGGTGCAAGGGGCCCAGCTCCCGGCTCCTCCaagcccagcagcgccaccGAACCCAAGAAGGGCTTCCGCCCTCCCCAGCAGCACTGCCCAGCTCTCACTCAGGTGGTCAGCCGCAAAGTCCAGGCTGCCATGCCCGAGCAAGGCATG GTCATCATGAAGGAGCTGAAGGGGACCAAAGAGGAGGATAAGACTCCACCAGCGTGGTTCACATCTTACATGGAGAAG TTCAAAGACCAGGTGGTGCGGGAGGCGGTGGAGAAGATCTGTCGGGAATTCTCTGGCCAGTGCTGCATCCATAAGCCAGTGGGGGCGGAGGCTCAGGTCCCCGAGGTCAGCTCGTCCACGCTGCCAGGGGCTCCCAGCTCTGCTCCGGCCTGCAGCAGCTGTCGGGGCCAGACTGCCGGGGGAGGCTACCAGTGCAG TGTGTGTACGTCCTGCACCTTGTGTGAGCCCTGCAGTTTCTCTCACGACCCCAGCCACAGCCTCGTCAGGGCCAGAACGCCCCTCTCCATCCCAGAACACGGCTCCCCCGCTCCGGACCACAGCAG GTTTTACCGGCGCGGGGATCGGAGCTTCCGCAAGGCGGAGAAGCAGCGGCTGAAGGCAGAGAAGCGGCAGCTCAAGGCTGAGGTCAAGGAGATCCGCAAGCAGCTGAGGATGGAGAGGCGGGGCTTGCAGTGGAGCGCCGTCGGCGACGGAAGCTCCTCCCCGGTCCTGCTTCAACCCAGAGCCACCCAAGTCAACAGCCCCGA GCGGCCAAAGCGTCCGTGTCCCCTGGCAGTGCCGGCCATGACGGCTCTGTTCTTGGATGAGAATTTGCCAGATGGAACCCGTCTGCGCCCCGGCACCAAGTTCATCAAGTACTGGAAAATGAAGAATACTGGCAGAGTGTGCTGGAACTCTGATACAAAG tTGAAGTTCATGTGGGGGAACCTGGCGGTGGGCTCGGGGGACCGTTGGCGTGAGGTGCCGGTGCCGTCGCTCCAGCCGGGCCAGGTGGGCGTGGTGAGCGTTGCCCTGTGCGCCCCCTCCCTGGAGGGCTCCTACACGTCCCACTGGCGCCTGGCGCACGCCGGCGAGCAGTTCGGCCCACGAGTCTGGTGCAGCATCGTGGTGGACCCCCATGCCCCTGCCGCCGTGTCCGTGGATGGCCTGCTCGTGTCCCCCTGCGTCACCCCACAG CTGGGAAAAACAGCCCACTCTCCAGACAAGGGAGACAAAGAAAGCGCTGTCCCCAGGGTGCTCATGTCCGTGGAGCAGGACTCTGACCGGGAGTTCTATATCCCCTCTGTGGACCTGCTCACAGCtcag GACCTTCTGTCTTTTGAACTTCTGGATATAAACATAGTCCAGGAACTGGAGAGTGTGCCAAACAACACCCCTGCAG ATATGACCCCCTGTATGTCGCCCCTGCCTCACGAGGGACTTCTGCAAGAGAAACAGTCCCTGGCACTCATCCAGGAAGAGGCAGAGGCTCAAGGAGTGAAAAGCATTCTGG ACACGGCCCAGACCCCCGAGCTGAACCTGGTTCCTGCCCAGGAGGAGGGCGAGGAGGAGGACATCAGCGGACCGCAGTTCGTCTGTGAGACGGTCATACGGTCACTCACTCTGGAGGAAGCCCCAGACCGTAGCCGCCTCTGTTCAAGCATCCCGAGCAAAC TGGTGCGTCCGGCGGTGCAGGGCTCGGCCTCCCTGGGTGAGAGGAAAGTGCAGAAAGCTCCAGAGGCCATGGTGGTTGTGCCCCGTGCGCCCCCCACTGTGCAAATAGAGCAGCGCACAGCAG GATCAGCTGAAGGCCAGGAGTCCGACATCGAGAGCATCTCCGACACTGGCCATGACggacagagggagaaggaggacgCCAGGAGGAAGACTAAAGATGACGAAGAAGTCGAGGGAGGAAAGGAGCTTCGAGATACAGAGGAGGGCAAGGAGTCACGATCGCGGACATCCTCAGCGTCGTCCGAGGACTACATCATCATTCTGCCGGACTGCTTCGACACCAGCCGTCCCCTAGGAGAGTCCATGTACAGCTCGGCACTCTCCCAGCCTGGAGACAGCCTGGAGAGTCAAGGGGACGTGGGACGACTCACACCCGAGGGGGAGCGCAGCGAGGCAGAGGAGGCTGCAGCCGCGTGCCTTGGGACCAGAGTTAGCGTCAGCGTCGGTGCCAATGCTAACGACATGCTGTGCACTTCACAGACACTGGATGCGGTCCCCCTCACCCCAGTAGTCGTGACGGCACCTCAGCCCTCAGTCTCGACCAG CTCAGAGAATCAGGATCAGAGGGAGGTTCTGGATGGGAGTGAACTCCACCAGCCAACAGACCAAGAAAACG TTTCTGATGTGGTCCAAACTCAGCCAGGCAGCCCATCAACCCCCAAGACCAGAGACTCTGAAACACAGGACCTCAG tTCCCAGGGAATTACTGGGGGGCTGGTGAAAGGTGCTCTCTCTGTGGCAGCGTCCGCCTATAAGGCTCTCTTCACCGGGCAGCACGGCGCAGATCCA CCTCCTGAAGATGCCGCAACGCAGGACGCCATGATGGCCGTGCTGGTGGAGATGGGCTTTGGGGACCGGCCGCTGAACCAGCGGCTGCTGCAGAAACACAACGGCAACCTGCTGGACGTGGTCAATGAGCTGGTGCAGATGACGGACAGCGACTGGTTTTCCACTCGATACTGA
- the LOC121706271 gene encoding proteasome activator complex subunit 3-like, whose translation MSSLLKVDKEVKVKVDAFREQITAEAEDLVASFFPKKLLELDAFLKEPILNVQDLKEIQSELNVIVPDPVVFTNSHDCMDVQNAKKRKLEDGIGDDNIHGSKGLAVPGGMLKCNARLVDLIERVKPEIRTLIEKCNTVKMWVQLLIPRIEDGNNFGVSIQEETVAELRTVEGEAASYLDQISRYYITRAKLASKIAKYPHVEDYRRTVSEIDEKEYISLKIIVSELRNQYVTLHDMILKNIEKIKRPRSSNNEALY comes from the exons ATGTCTTCACTTCTCAAAGTTGACAAGGAAGTCAAAGTCAAG GTGGATGCGTTCAGGGAACAGATTACAGCAGAG GCAGAGGACCTTGTCGCAAGCTTTTTCCCCAAGAAGCTGCTGGAACTAGATGCCTTTTTGAAG GAACCTATATTAAATGTACAGGACTTGAAGGAGATTCAATCTGAGCTCAACGTGATTGTGCCTGACCCTGTTGTTTTCACCAACAGTCATGACTGCATGGATGTG CAAAATGCCAAAAAGAGAAAACTGGAAGATGGAATTGGAGATGACAACATCCATG GCTCCAAAGGCCTTGCAGTGCCAGGAGGCATGCTGAAGTGTAACGCTCGGCTGGTCGACCTGATAGAGCGAGTAAAGCCAGAGATTCGCACTCTTATTGAGAAATGCAACACC GTCAAAATGTGGGTTCAGTTGCTTATTCCCAGAATAGAAGATGGCAACAACTTTGGTGTTTCTATTCAG GAGGAGACGGTAGCTGAATTAAGAACCGTAGAGGGAGAAGCTGCCTCCTATCTGGATCAGATCTCCAG ATATTATATAACCAGAGCAAAACTAGCCTCAAAAATTGCCAAATATCCACACGTG GAGGACTATCGACGCACTGTGTCTGAAATTGATGAGAAGGAGTACATCAGCCTCAAGATAATTGTGTCAGAACTGCGAAATCAATAT GTGACGTTGCATGATATGATCTTGAAGAACATTGAGAAGATCAAGAGGCCGAGAAGCAGCAACAATGAAGCCCTCTACTGA